The Clostridiaceae bacterium HFYG-1003 genome includes a window with the following:
- the dnaJ gene encoding molecular chaperone DnaJ, translating into MANKDYYELLGLTKDATEEEIKRAFRKLAIKYHPDRNQGDKAAEEKFKEINEAYQVLSDPQKKAQFDQYGTTDFNGGFGQGGGYAGYDFEGFDMGDIFSQFFGGFTGSSGRQQSANAPRRGESIEYYLDLTFEEAVFGTKKEINLTVDDTCDTCHGSGAKDPSKKRTCSKCQGSGRIRTQRQTMFGNMMTETVCDVCHGEGEVIEEPCPTCRGKGRVRTQRKVTVNIPKGVDSNNVIPLRGQGSAGFKGGPAGDVHLVLRVKPSSTFVRKGTNIFIDKHIDIAQAALGMETRVPTVDGEVSYKIPAGTQSGTVFRLKGKGVPLVNSKSDQRGDQFVNVIVDTPQKLNDAQKEALQAYLAASGFSASDKKAGEKKSADKKRKFGIF; encoded by the coding sequence ATGGCCAATAAAGATTATTATGAGCTCCTTGGCCTGACCAAGGATGCCACCGAAGAAGAAATAAAGCGCGCCTTCCGCAAACTGGCAATAAAGTATCATCCGGATCGAAACCAGGGTGACAAAGCGGCAGAGGAAAAATTCAAAGAGATCAATGAAGCGTATCAGGTTCTTTCCGATCCGCAGAAAAAAGCTCAGTTCGACCAGTACGGAACCACGGATTTCAATGGTGGCTTCGGACAGGGCGGAGGATATGCCGGATATGATTTTGAAGGTTTCGATATGGGCGATATTTTCAGCCAGTTCTTCGGAGGCTTCACCGGTTCATCAGGTCGGCAGCAAAGTGCCAATGCGCCCCGTCGCGGTGAAAGCATCGAATACTACCTGGATCTGACCTTTGAGGAGGCCGTATTCGGAACGAAGAAGGAAATCAACCTCACAGTGGACGATACCTGTGATACTTGCCATGGTTCAGGTGCCAAGGATCCATCCAAGAAACGGACCTGCTCCAAATGCCAGGGATCCGGCCGGATCCGCACCCAGCGCCAGACGATGTTTGGCAATATGATGACGGAAACTGTCTGTGATGTGTGTCATGGCGAAGGCGAGGTCATTGAGGAACCATGTCCGACCTGCCGCGGCAAGGGACGGGTCAGAACCCAGCGCAAAGTCACGGTGAACATCCCCAAGGGCGTAGACAGCAACAATGTGATTCCGTTGCGCGGCCAGGGCAGTGCCGGCTTTAAAGGCGGTCCCGCCGGAGACGTGCATCTGGTGCTGAGGGTCAAGCCCAGCTCAACGTTTGTCCGCAAAGGCACCAACATTTTCATCGATAAGCATATTGATATTGCACAGGCTGCCCTGGGCATGGAAACCCGTGTCCCGACAGTGGATGGCGAAGTGAGCTACAAGATTCCTGCGGGAACGCAATCCGGCACGGTATTCCGGCTCAAGGGCAAAGGAGTTCCCCTGGTCAATTCCAAATCGGATCAGCGCGGAGACCAGTTTGTCAATGTGATTGTGGATACGCCGCAAAAACTCAATGATGCCCAGAAGGAAGCTCTGCAGGCTTATCTGGCAGCATCCGGATTCTCAGCCTCCGATAAAAAAGCCGGTGAGAAGAAATCCGCCGACAAAAAACGAAAATTCGGGATTTTCTAA